In Microbacterium enclense, one genomic interval encodes:
- a CDS encoding carbohydrate kinase family protein, producing the protein MNTAPKIVTLGAHVLDTIVQPVDAIPDGQGSLLVDEIVMSAAGPAGGTALVLAKLGARVVTSGSVGDDVTGRVLVGLLADAGVDVGNLRTGELPTSASVLPIRSDGSRPALHVVGANALAADIVPWDAIAAADHVHIGAPELLGPENVIEILDDARDHGATTSLDFLIGGEPAFYALIEPLLAHTDYVLPNAEQALGWTAAVDLHAAARALAAAGARVVAITDGGRDIVLVEAGELTEIPIVPSEPVDTSGGGDAFSAGFVFAKLRGRSSLEAARFGSATAAQVVAGVGTSHGTYDAASIEATLARVAR; encoded by the coding sequence ATGAACACCGCCCCGAAGATCGTCACGCTCGGCGCGCATGTCCTCGACACGATCGTGCAGCCCGTCGACGCCATCCCCGACGGGCAGGGCTCGTTGCTGGTCGATGAGATCGTCATGTCGGCCGCGGGACCCGCCGGCGGTACCGCGCTCGTCCTCGCGAAGCTCGGCGCCCGCGTCGTCACCAGCGGGTCGGTCGGCGACGACGTGACCGGGCGGGTGCTGGTGGGACTCCTGGCCGACGCCGGCGTCGACGTGGGCAACCTGCGAACGGGGGAGCTGCCGACGTCGGCGTCGGTGCTGCCCATCCGCTCCGACGGTTCGCGCCCCGCGCTGCACGTCGTCGGGGCCAACGCGCTCGCCGCGGACATCGTGCCCTGGGACGCCATCGCGGCCGCCGACCACGTCCACATCGGCGCCCCCGAGCTCCTCGGCCCCGAGAACGTCATCGAGATCCTCGACGACGCGCGCGATCACGGGGCGACGACCTCCCTCGACTTCCTCATCGGCGGCGAGCCCGCGTTCTACGCTCTCATCGAGCCGCTTCTCGCGCACACCGACTACGTGTTGCCGAACGCCGAGCAGGCGCTCGGGTGGACCGCGGCCGTTGACCTGCACGCGGCGGCCCGAGCCCTGGCGGCGGCGGGTGCTCGAGTGGTCGCGATCACCGACGGTGGTCGCGACATCGTCCTCGTCGAGGCGGGGGAGCTCACCGAGATCCCGATCGTCCCCTCCGAGCCCGTCGACACCAGTGGGGGCGGCGACGCCTTCTCCGCCGGTTTCGTGTTCGCGAAGCTCCGCGGGCGTTCGTCGCTGGAGGCCGCGCGGTTCGGCTCGGCGACCGCCGCCCAGGTGGTCGCGGGGGTCGGGACGTCGCACGGCACGTACGATGCGGCATCCATCGAGGCGACCCTGGCGCGAGTCGCCCGATGA
- a CDS encoding class II aldolase/adducin family protein, which translates to MIYVRDAVAAACRALADEGLVKSTAGNVSVRVGDAIAITATGVVFAEAVADDIVIVHPDGMIAGALAPSSELALHRAAYADDAVGAVVHTHAPAAVALSLVADRLPCVHYQQLSLGGEVAVVPFAVFGSAELAAATGDALAAANAVILAHHGAVTTGRDLAGAIANTALLEWACDIYLRARAVGEPAELTPAQQADVIAAAVATGYGQKHEV; encoded by the coding sequence ATGATCTATGTGCGCGACGCGGTCGCGGCCGCGTGCCGAGCTCTGGCCGACGAGGGGCTGGTCAAGAGCACGGCCGGAAACGTCAGCGTGCGGGTGGGCGACGCGATCGCGATCACCGCCACCGGAGTGGTGTTCGCCGAGGCGGTGGCCGACGACATCGTGATCGTTCATCCCGACGGGATGATCGCGGGAGCGCTCGCCCCGAGCTCGGAGCTCGCGCTGCACCGCGCCGCCTACGCCGACGACGCGGTGGGCGCGGTCGTGCATACGCACGCGCCCGCGGCGGTGGCGCTCTCTCTCGTCGCCGACCGTCTGCCCTGCGTGCACTATCAGCAGCTCTCGCTCGGCGGGGAGGTCGCCGTCGTACCGTTCGCGGTCTTCGGATCGGCAGAGTTGGCCGCCGCCACCGGCGACGCCCTCGCCGCCGCGAACGCCGTGATCCTCGCCCACCACGGCGCCGTCACCACCGGCCGCGATCTCGCCGGTGCCATCGCGAACACCGCTCTGCTGGAATGGGCGTGCGACATCTACCTCCGCGCACGGGCGGTGGGGGAGCCGGCCGAACTCACCCCGGCTCAGCAGGCGGACGTCATCGCCGCCGCCGTCGCGACGGGATACGGACAGAAGCACGAGGTCTGA